One genomic window of Halovivax cerinus includes the following:
- a CDS encoding aldo/keto reductase, with protein MASAPTNESDTFDIGGELTVSRLGFGAMRITGEDIIGPPADEDEAKAVVRRAVELGVDFVDTADSYGPGASERLLGEVLGDGADDRPTDAGDVVVASKAGLLRNREGDWLPHGDPDYLRNQVLCSLDRLRTDRIDLYQYHRPDPDTDFAESVHTFAELKDDGEIGHVGLSNVTVDQLETAMDIVDIATVQNRYNVGYREDEAVLQACEDHDVGFIPWGPMYTVDEDGVADTLAAVAGRHDATPRQVALAWLLEHSDVTLPIPGTSSVDHLEANVAASHLELTDEDVTELDDVA; from the coding sequence ATGGCCTCCGCGCCCACCAACGAGAGCGACACGTTCGATATCGGCGGCGAACTGACGGTCAGCCGACTCGGCTTCGGCGCGATGCGCATCACCGGCGAGGACATCATCGGCCCGCCGGCGGACGAAGACGAGGCGAAAGCCGTCGTCCGGCGCGCCGTCGAACTCGGCGTCGACTTCGTCGACACGGCGGACTCCTACGGTCCCGGCGCGAGTGAGCGCCTGCTGGGCGAGGTGCTCGGCGACGGCGCGGACGACCGACCCACCGACGCCGGCGACGTGGTCGTCGCCTCCAAAGCCGGCTTGCTCCGCAACCGCGAGGGCGATTGGCTCCCCCACGGCGATCCGGACTACCTGCGGAATCAGGTGCTGTGTAGCCTCGACCGGCTCCGGACCGACCGGATCGACCTCTATCAGTACCACCGCCCGGACCCCGATACCGACTTCGCCGAGTCGGTCCACACCTTCGCGGAGCTGAAGGACGACGGCGAGATCGGCCACGTCGGCCTCTCGAACGTCACCGTCGACCAGCTCGAGACCGCCATGGACATCGTCGATATCGCGACCGTGCAGAACCGCTACAACGTCGGCTACCGCGAGGACGAGGCCGTCCTGCAGGCCTGCGAGGACCACGACGTCGGCTTCATCCCCTGGGGGCCGATGTACACCGTCGACGAGGACGGCGTCGCCGACACGCTGGCGGCCGTTGCGGGGAGACACGACGCGACGCCGCGCCAGGTCGCGCTGGCCTGGCTCCTCGAACACTCGGACGTCACACTCCCGATTCCGGGCACGTCGAGCGTAGATCACCTGGAGGCGAACGTCGCGGCGTCGCACCTGGAACTGACCGACGAGGACGTGACGGAACTGGACGACGTCGCGTAG
- a CDS encoding E3 ubiquitin ligase family protein, with product MFENAVVSVFGLVFVVAGAVTMYRGYGERAEGGVIAETETTPIRDLTPGPVEVKGTVRPDEDAATVESPISKTDALAARIEVEERQDGSWNTIFTDEWAEALLVDDGTGEVPVDLPSADELDLRGTETEVGVDDEPPAAVRRYVEREPDLELPDRRSMGPVTVGERRRYTEGVLEPGDDGYVLGAARETAAGWDRADYAIDEPTGSGEFVLSNKPERELIEERTQGGFVSLAFGGLLTLVGAAVAILAWVPV from the coding sequence ATGTTCGAGAACGCGGTCGTCTCGGTTTTCGGGCTGGTCTTCGTCGTCGCCGGCGCCGTCACGATGTACCGAGGGTACGGTGAACGCGCCGAGGGCGGAGTGATCGCCGAGACCGAGACGACGCCAATCCGGGATCTCACGCCGGGGCCGGTCGAAGTGAAAGGCACCGTTCGTCCCGACGAAGACGCGGCCACGGTGGAGTCGCCGATTTCGAAGACGGACGCGCTGGCAGCACGTATCGAGGTCGAGGAACGTCAGGACGGGTCCTGGAACACGATCTTCACGGACGAGTGGGCCGAAGCCCTGCTCGTCGACGACGGAACCGGCGAGGTGCCGGTCGATCTTCCGTCCGCGGACGAATTGGACCTCAGGGGGACCGAAACCGAGGTTGGCGTCGACGACGAACCGCCGGCTGCCGTGCGACGGTACGTCGAACGCGAACCCGACCTCGAATTGCCCGACCGGCGAAGTATGGGGCCAGTGACAGTCGGTGAGCGCAGACGCTACACGGAGGGCGTGCTCGAACCGGGCGACGACGGCTACGTGCTCGGGGCGGCCCGAGAGACGGCGGCCGGCTGGGACCGGGCGGACTACGCGATCGACGAGCCCACGGGGTCCGGCGAGTTCGTCCTCTCGAACAAACCCGAGCGTGAACTGATCGAGGAGCGGACGCAGGGTGGGTTCGTCTCCCTCGCGTTCGGCGGACTCCTCACACTCGTCGGCGCCGCCGTGGCGATCCTGGCGTGGGTCCCGGTCTGA
- a CDS encoding oligosaccharide flippase family protein gives MSDDGPSPGVEPPAVAGSTAKDEPPANVVGADETTATDEVPADERDALLSIAHGAVVTGGGVSVKRGLSIWIEAILTRGLGPELYGVYAFGWRLVSMVLRFANLGADMTLLRDLPAFADEPERQRRSLGLAYLSTLVTSVLLAACFVLAAEPINAATIDQPAFPEALRLFGVLLVLLAFVRMHATALKAAKSANGEVLLNRILRPAVRLVAAAAAVGLGYSVVGVVGALVVTVGALAVAAYPITIGTVGVRPTVRGLRSEARHFFDHAVPSALSGVGRLIRTRVDVILIGVLLTATAAGIYNVVLVLVGLAAIPLIAFNQLMPPVASDLYARGRVATLNDVYTTVTRLIVTATVPMIVVLAVFGGDLLAIFGPQYTRGYEILLVFLVGRFVGNAVGATGILLSMTNNHYPKLWLEWLLAVLNLTLTTLFVLQFGLIGAALGTSVAIGVQNSLQVLLLRRFEGLWPFDTTFLTPLAAGIAMAGVMAGVRWALDGWTAVGVGTLAGLITFGGVIVLVGPNPRDRLVVCELTSHYRQVAIEAVDTVR, from the coding sequence GTGAGTGACGACGGACCCTCCCCTGGCGTCGAACCACCTGCAGTCGCCGGTTCTACGGCCAAAGACGAACCCCCAGCCAACGTCGTCGGAGCCGACGAGACGACGGCCACCGACGAGGTGCCCGCCGACGAGCGCGACGCCCTCCTCTCGATCGCTCACGGGGCGGTCGTCACCGGCGGTGGGGTGTCCGTCAAACGCGGTCTCTCCATCTGGATCGAGGCCATCCTCACGCGTGGGCTGGGGCCGGAACTCTACGGCGTCTACGCGTTCGGCTGGCGTCTGGTCTCGATGGTCCTTCGCTTCGCGAACCTCGGCGCGGACATGACGCTCCTGCGGGATCTGCCGGCGTTCGCGGACGAACCGGAGCGCCAGCGGCGATCCCTGGGACTCGCGTACCTGTCGACGCTCGTCACGTCGGTACTCCTCGCCGCGTGCTTCGTCCTCGCCGCGGAGCCGATCAACGCCGCGACGATCGACCAGCCGGCGTTTCCCGAGGCGCTCCGTCTCTTCGGCGTGTTGCTCGTCCTCCTGGCGTTCGTCCGGATGCACGCCACGGCGCTCAAGGCGGCGAAGTCGGCCAACGGCGAGGTACTCCTCAACCGGATCCTCCGCCCGGCCGTCCGGCTGGTCGCGGCGGCCGCGGCCGTGGGCCTCGGCTACTCCGTGGTCGGCGTCGTCGGGGCGCTCGTCGTCACCGTGGGGGCCCTCGCCGTCGCGGCCTATCCCATCACGATCGGCACCGTCGGCGTCAGACCGACGGTCCGCGGTCTCCGCTCGGAGGCCCGACATTTCTTCGATCACGCGGTTCCAAGCGCGCTCTCGGGCGTGGGGCGGCTGATCCGCACCCGCGTCGACGTGATCCTGATCGGCGTGTTGCTCACCGCGACGGCTGCGGGGATCTACAACGTCGTCCTCGTGCTCGTCGGCCTCGCGGCGATCCCGCTGATCGCGTTCAACCAGCTGATGCCGCCCGTCGCGTCGGACCTCTACGCCCGCGGTCGGGTGGCGACGCTGAACGACGTCTACACGACAGTGACACGACTCATCGTCACTGCGACGGTTCCCATGATCGTCGTCCTCGCCGTCTTCGGCGGAGACCTGCTCGCCATCTTCGGTCCGCAGTACACCCGCGGCTACGAGATCCTCCTCGTCTTCCTCGTCGGCCGGTTCGTCGGCAACGCCGTCGGCGCGACGGGGATCCTCCTCTCGATGACGAACAACCACTACCCGAAGCTGTGGCTGGAGTGGCTGCTGGCCGTCCTCAACCTCACGCTCACGACGCTGTTCGTCCTCCAGTTCGGCCTGATCGGTGCGGCCCTGGGGACCAGCGTCGCCATCGGCGTGCAGAACTCCCTCCAGGTACTCCTGCTCAGGCGGTTCGAGGGGCTGTGGCCGTTCGATACGACTTTCCTCACCCCACTCGCCGCCGGAATCGCGATGGCCGGCGTCATGGCCGGCGTTCGGTGGGCGCTCGACGGCTGGACCGCGGTCGGTGTTGGGACGCTGGCCGGACTGATCACCTTCGGTGGTGTCATCGTGCTGGTCGGCCCGAACCCGCGTGATCGGCTCGTGGTGTGTGAACTGACGAGCCACTACCGACAGGTCGCGATCGAGGCAGTCGACACCGTTCGCTGA
- a CDS encoding helix-turn-helix transcriptional regulator, translated as MWLLIGDRPGSQPGDTKRTALENLVETFPIHRSPVPRRDRPGPEPATAPRLSHATPCSGDGLSRDVVVTPPHWPPGRSPPATGYRRGRHVLFVPDLDRLRAGVVAHRFEPVAVVAPERVLDLLEANGGRIRQAEIAEECDWSASKTSRVVGELVDEGVVEKLQLGRENLVSMPDEDE; from the coding sequence GTGTGGCTACTGATCGGCGATCGACCGGGTTCCCAGCCGGGGGACACGAAACGTACCGCGCTCGAAAACCTGGTCGAAACCTTCCCGATCCACCGCAGTCCGGTCCCCCGAAGAGATCGGCCGGGCCCCGAGCCCGCCACCGCGCCCCGACTGTCGCACGCGACTCCGTGCTCGGGAGACGGGCTGTCACGCGACGTCGTAGTCACTCCGCCTCACTGGCCGCCTGGGCGTTCGCCACCAGCAACCGGTTACCGCCGCGGTCGGCACGTCCTGTTCGTACCCGATCTGGATCGGCTCCGTGCCGGTGTCGTTGCCCACCGTTTCGAGCCGGTCGCGGTCGTCGCTCCAGAGCGCGTCCTCGACCTCCTCGAAGCCAATGGCGGCCGAATCCGACAGGCAGAAATCGCCGAGGAGTGTGACTGGTCCGCCTCGAAGACGTCGCGCGTCGTCGGAGAGCTGGTGGACGAGGGAGTCGTCGAAAAGCTACAATTGGGCCGAGAGAACCTTGTCTCGATGCCCGACGAAGACGAGTGA
- a CDS encoding DUF7350 domain-containing protein gives MERREFVGTGATLAGALAAGCMESTTSLFQSDDRPREPPVVEDRPDAVYVPTHTEGMEMAGMTQAGPYTIALSYSFPHRFWTVRGDEAERVYVQDPGSAHLMLTVWDTETEVVVPVGSPTIELRRADGSSVDQRSLWPMLSQTMGAHFGDNVPFPDDGTYTATVQLAPLAVRRTGDFAGRFDEFVTADIEFDYSRDARDGVDVREYPNEQGQRGVAPSTAMDMPVATVPDETTLPGTVLGDATSGDATFVATVVHDGARFASGGTAGSYLAVSPRTPYNHLPLPFTSLAATVTRGSETSFDESLRATLDPELKLHYGAPIEGFESGDVVTLSVDTPPQVARHEGYETAFLAMSDVEFTV, from the coding sequence ATGGAGCGTCGCGAGTTCGTCGGAACGGGCGCGACTCTCGCGGGCGCGCTCGCAGCGGGGTGTATGGAGTCGACCACGTCGCTGTTTCAGTCTGATGACCGTCCCCGCGAGCCACCAGTCGTCGAGGATCGACCGGACGCGGTGTACGTCCCGACGCACACCGAGGGCATGGAGATGGCCGGGATGACCCAGGCCGGGCCGTACACGATCGCGCTCTCGTACAGCTTCCCCCACCGGTTCTGGACCGTCCGCGGCGACGAGGCGGAACGGGTGTACGTCCAGGATCCCGGTTCGGCCCACCTCATGCTGACCGTCTGGGACACGGAAACCGAGGTCGTCGTGCCGGTCGGGAGTCCGACGATCGAGCTCAGGCGGGCCGATGGATCGTCCGTCGACCAGCGATCGCTGTGGCCGATGCTCAGCCAGACGATGGGCGCACACTTCGGCGACAACGTGCCGTTCCCCGACGACGGCACGTACACGGCCACCGTCCAGCTCGCGCCTCTCGCAGTCCGACGGACGGGCGACTTCGCGGGCCGCTTCGACGAGTTCGTCACCGCCGATATCGAGTTCGACTACAGTCGCGACGCGCGCGACGGCGTCGACGTGCGGGAGTATCCGAACGAGCAGGGACAGCGAGGCGTCGCGCCGTCGACGGCGATGGACATGCCCGTGGCGACCGTTCCGGACGAAACGACGCTTCCCGGCACCGTGCTCGGCGACGCGACGAGCGGAGACGCCACGTTCGTCGCGACGGTCGTCCACGACGGCGCTCGATTCGCCAGCGGTGGGACTGCCGGGAGCTACCTCGCCGTCTCGCCGCGGACCCCCTACAACCACTTGCCGCTCCCGTTCACGTCGCTGGCGGCGACGGTCACCCGCGGCTCCGAGACAAGTTTCGACGAGTCGCTTCGGGCCACGCTCGATCCCGAACTGAAGCTCCACTACGGTGCTCCGATCGAGGGATTCGAGTCGGGCGACGTCGTGACCCTGTCCGTCGATACACCGCCGCAGGTCGCTCGCCACGAGGGGTACGAAACCGCGTTCCTCGCGATGTCCGACGTCGAGTTTACCGTCTGA
- a CDS encoding CPBP family intramembrane glutamic endopeptidase: MSQTRDELERTAPTTGSFPTRFGALFALGMLGVVAVGVSVATGEGGVPGLPQLSGPAVAALVMLQPTILLTVAVGVGVLLAPRVGLRSHVDARVRGGPPVLGALRSELGVAVAVGVATYVAIVALDVAFAPLVATDLESVTVLPEVATVSGLLASLPVRLLYGGITEELLLRWGLLTVFAWAIHAGRVRFGGVREGTEHGRLARSSAWAAIVASAVLFGVGHLPALATIAEPTAVLIVRTVVLNGVAGLGFGWLYWRSSLEAAMVAHATFHVVLVGLSVGGLLLA, from the coding sequence ATGAGTCAGACTCGGGACGAACTCGAGAGAACGGCCCCGACGACTGGGTCGTTCCCGACGCGATTCGGCGCACTGTTCGCGCTGGGCATGCTCGGCGTGGTCGCGGTCGGCGTCTCGGTTGCGACCGGCGAGGGAGGGGTTCCCGGCCTCCCGCAGCTGTCCGGGCCCGCGGTCGCGGCGCTGGTGATGCTCCAGCCGACGATCCTGCTCACGGTCGCCGTCGGCGTCGGCGTCCTGCTCGCGCCCCGAGTCGGCCTCCGGTCGCACGTCGACGCGCGCGTTCGCGGTGGACCGCCAGTTCTGGGCGCTCTCCGGTCCGAACTGGGCGTAGCAGTGGCGGTCGGTGTGGCGACGTACGTCGCCATCGTGGCGCTCGACGTGGCGTTCGCGCCCCTGGTCGCCACAGACCTCGAATCGGTCACGGTGCTGCCGGAGGTAGCGACGGTCTCCGGACTGCTCGCCAGCCTCCCGGTCCGGCTCCTGTACGGCGGGATCACGGAGGAACTCCTGCTCCGGTGGGGACTGTTGACCGTCTTCGCGTGGGCCATCCACGCCGGCCGCGTCCGGTTCGGCGGTGTCCGCGAGGGGACCGAACACGGGAGACTCGCACGTTCGTCGGCGTGGGCGGCCATCGTCGCCTCTGCGGTGCTCTTCGGCGTCGGCCACCTGCCGGCGCTCGCCACCATCGCGGAGCCGACGGCCGTGCTGATCGTCCGGACCGTCGTGCTCAACGGCGTCGCGGGCCTCGGCTTCGGCTGGCTCTACTGGCGATCGAGCCTCGAAGCCGCGATGGTCGCTCACGCGACGTTCCACGTCGTGCTGGTCGGGCTGTCGGTCGGCGGCCTGCTCCTCGCGTGA
- a CDS encoding nucleoside triphosphate pyrophosphohydrolase — translation MVRSYDKLVRDGIPELIVANGERPTTHVADGEEYSERLIEKLEEEVTEYRESREVDELADILEVVHAIRADRGVSVEALADRRSRKAERRGRFDEGIVLERVEADSS, via the coding sequence GTGGTCCGATCGTACGACAAACTGGTTCGCGATGGAATTCCGGAGCTCATCGTGGCAAACGGCGAACGCCCGACGACGCACGTTGCCGACGGCGAGGAGTACTCAGAGCGCTTGATCGAGAAGCTGGAGGAAGAGGTGACAGAGTATCGTGAGAGCCGAGAGGTCGACGAGCTGGCGGATATTCTGGAGGTGGTCCACGCGATCCGAGCCGATCGAGGCGTGTCCGTCGAAGCGCTGGCGGACCGCCGGTCGCGGAAGGCAGAGCGGCGCGGTCGGTTCGACGAGGGGATCGTGCTCGAACGCGTCGAAGCGGACTCGTCCTGA
- a CDS encoding DUF7405 family protein, which produces MVSPSHDSLSRRDVTRAAVAIGGSAALSACLERADEPADVPHGPEDLSTLPARQHAWNDALATDEYGNHLAPRHRVLILFDYARDGAPSDADRETVENAFRTLERAYERSHDGLLCTMSYSPSYFARFDESLPDSVDLREPEALAPFEDPELDRPDAVVHLASDHGSVVLAAEEALRGELDELNGVSVDATFDGVFERVDRRTGFVGEGLPAENQDVSDVPDSKPVPEDAPMYMGFKSGFEKNQASEERVTIQAGPFAGGTTQQLSLLRLTLHQWYEQDTRDQRVATMFCPAHAADDRVEGAGHSLGNSSGLGNCPAHAGDDARTEGAVGHAQKAARAREDDSPLLLRRDFDSTDDDRATLHFLSLQRSIGDFVDTRQAMNGTDLAETSAVGQRLNNGILQYVTVERRGNFLLPPRALRALPTPTPDANRTRSD; this is translated from the coding sequence ATGGTCTCTCCCTCACACGACTCCCTCTCGCGCCGCGACGTTACCAGAGCGGCCGTCGCTATCGGCGGGTCGGCGGCGCTCTCGGCCTGCCTCGAACGCGCGGACGAACCGGCCGACGTTCCGCACGGCCCGGAGGACCTCTCGACCCTTCCCGCGCGACAGCACGCCTGGAACGACGCCCTCGCGACGGACGAGTACGGCAATCACCTCGCGCCGCGCCACCGCGTCCTCATTCTGTTCGACTACGCGCGCGACGGAGCGCCGAGCGACGCCGACCGGGAGACGGTCGAGAACGCGTTTCGCACGCTCGAGCGAGCGTACGAACGGAGCCACGACGGACTCCTCTGTACGATGAGTTACTCGCCGTCGTACTTCGCTCGGTTCGACGAATCGCTTCCCGACTCGGTCGATCTGAGAGAACCCGAGGCCCTGGCTCCCTTCGAGGACCCCGAGCTCGACCGCCCCGACGCCGTCGTCCACCTGGCGAGTGACCACGGCTCCGTCGTGCTGGCGGCCGAGGAAGCGTTACGCGGCGAGCTGGACGAACTCAACGGCGTCTCCGTAGACGCGACGTTCGACGGCGTCTTCGAGCGAGTGGATCGACGCACGGGCTTCGTCGGCGAGGGCCTCCCCGCCGAGAACCAGGACGTGTCGGACGTCCCCGATTCGAAACCGGTGCCCGAAGATGCCCCGATGTACATGGGATTCAAGTCCGGCTTCGAGAAGAATCAGGCCAGCGAGGAGCGCGTGACGATCCAGGCGGGCCCATTCGCCGGCGGGACGACCCAGCAACTCTCGCTCCTCCGACTGACCCTCCACCAGTGGTACGAACAGGACACCCGCGACCAGCGCGTCGCCACGATGTTCTGTCCCGCTCACGCCGCCGACGACCGCGTCGAAGGCGCCGGCCACTCCCTCGGGAATTCGAGCGGGCTCGGGAACTGTCCGGCCCACGCCGGCGACGACGCTCGCACGGAGGGCGCGGTCGGTCACGCCCAGAAGGCGGCCCGGGCGCGCGAGGACGACTCGCCGCTGCTCCTCCGCCGGGACTTCGACTCGACCGACGACGATCGAGCCACCCTCCACTTCCTCTCGCTGCAGCGGTCGATCGGGGACTTCGTCGACACGCGCCAGGCGATGAACGGGACCGACCTCGCCGAGACGTCGGCGGTCGGTCAACGGCTGAACAACGGCATCTTGCAGTACGTGACGGTCGAACGGCGGGGCAACTTCTTACTCCCGCCGCGGGCGCTCCGCGCGCTGCCGACGCCGACTCCCGACGCGAACCGGACACGGTCGGACTGA
- a CDS encoding cobalamin-binding protein — MRVVTTLPSATELVAALGIDPVGVSHSCDYPPRVADRPRITSAAIDTEASTAEIDRQVLAADTDGGVYDVDAETIERLNPDVVVTQGVCDVCAVDTVLVADAVEEIDAEPEIVTIDAHTIAEVFDDLERLGRVLNRSKRARAVRADLESRLEAVRERTPDEPDAQPSVAVFDWTDPVMVAAHWVPELVEIAGGRYELAEAGSDSRPREWDELRSGDPDALVVAPCGYDLAQTAENLGDLTDRPGWDELAAVRAGRVWAVDGTHYLNRPGPRLVDAAETLARLLHPDRFDADDTPDASVARPLSALQADPGA; from the coding sequence ATGCGCGTCGTGACGACACTCCCCTCCGCGACGGAACTGGTCGCCGCCCTCGGGATCGACCCGGTCGGCGTCTCACACAGCTGTGACTACCCACCACGGGTCGCGGATCGGCCCCGTATCACGAGCGCAGCGATCGACACCGAGGCGTCGACCGCCGAGATCGACCGGCAGGTGTTAGCGGCCGACACCGACGGCGGCGTCTACGACGTCGACGCCGAGACGATCGAGCGGCTGAATCCCGACGTGGTCGTCACGCAGGGCGTCTGCGACGTCTGTGCGGTCGACACCGTGCTCGTCGCGGACGCTGTCGAGGAGATCGACGCGGAGCCGGAGATCGTCACCATCGACGCCCACACCATCGCCGAGGTGTTCGACGACCTGGAGCGACTCGGGCGCGTGCTGAACCGATCGAAGCGCGCCCGAGCGGTTCGCGCGGACCTCGAATCGCGTCTCGAGGCCGTCCGCGAACGCACACCGGACGAACCCGACGCCCAGCCGAGCGTCGCCGTCTTCGACTGGACGGACCCCGTGATGGTGGCGGCCCACTGGGTGCCAGAGTTGGTCGAGATCGCCGGCGGGCGCTACGAACTGGCCGAGGCCGGGTCGGATTCTCGCCCCCGGGAGTGGGACGAACTGCGCTCTGGCGACCCCGACGCCCTCGTCGTCGCGCCCTGTGGTTACGATCTCGCACAGACCGCCGAGAACCTCGGAGACCTCACCGACCGCCCAGGCTGGGACGAACTCGCTGCCGTTCGTGCTGGTCGCGTCTGGGCGGTTGACGGCACCCACTACCTCAATCGGCCCGGCCCGCGACTCGTCGACGCCGCTGAGACGCTCGCCCGTCTCCTCCATCCAGATCGGTTCGACGCAGACGACACTCCGGACGCGAGCGTGGCCCGGCCGCTCTCGGCGCTCCAGGCCGATCCGGGCGCGTGA
- a CDS encoding helix-turn-helix transcriptional regulator, with the protein MENELRIYRAKHDLTQKDLAMAVGVTRQTINAIEAQRYDPSLELAFELAEYFECSIEDLFTYDGE; encoded by the coding sequence ATGGAGAACGAACTGAGGATCTACCGCGCGAAGCACGACCTGACGCAGAAAGACCTCGCCATGGCGGTCGGTGTGACGCGCCAGACCATCAACGCGATCGAAGCCCAGCGGTACGATCCGTCGCTCGAACTCGCCTTCGAGCTCGCCGAGTACTTCGAGTGCTCGATCGAGGACCTGTTCACCTACGACGGCGAGTGA
- a CDS encoding sodium:phosphate symporter: protein MIGAQILVTVALFLFAIRLLGGATNALTPSLEGVLDRVIVDGRSALGLSWIASYVVANGSIVAAVSLTLFESALVEPTQLFLMIVGSRLGGAAVVVFIGGFDYVNEEIESLRESMSLGILTVLLTHSIYLPAMVLGFLAMPRIRRADGHGHLFPDFEAPVPDVFSVLTDGLIATVGAGVAFLVAIGCILVSLRSFDHVLDRVDKERLRRRYISTLQDKWLSFGLGLVVTGLTTSVAFSLGVIVPLYNRGHVKRGEIVPFVLGANLGTLVDTLVVAVALNTSVGVLTVLTVLASGTVTSALALAYYAPYSRAIDGVQNRIIGNRSYFLGVLLSLLLVPILLIVLP from the coding sequence GTGATCGGGGCGCAGATACTCGTGACGGTCGCCCTGTTTCTCTTCGCAATACGATTGCTGGGTGGCGCGACGAACGCCCTGACGCCGTCACTCGAGGGCGTCCTCGACCGAGTGATCGTCGACGGGCGGTCGGCGCTCGGTCTCAGCTGGATCGCCTCGTACGTGGTGGCCAACGGGTCGATCGTCGCCGCTGTCTCGCTGACCCTGTTCGAGTCAGCCCTCGTGGAGCCGACACAGTTGTTCCTGATGATCGTCGGCTCCCGGCTCGGCGGTGCGGCAGTCGTCGTGTTCATCGGCGGCTTCGACTACGTGAACGAAGAGATCGAGTCGCTCCGCGAGTCGATGAGCCTCGGTATCCTCACCGTCTTGCTCACCCACTCGATCTACCTGCCCGCGATGGTGCTCGGCTTTCTCGCGATGCCGAGGATCCGGCGAGCGGACGGACACGGCCACCTGTTCCCCGATTTCGAGGCCCCTGTTCCCGACGTGTTCTCGGTCCTCACCGACGGCCTCATCGCCACCGTCGGGGCCGGGGTCGCGTTTCTCGTGGCGATCGGCTGTATCCTCGTCAGTCTCAGGTCCTTCGATCACGTGCTCGATCGAGTCGACAAAGAGCGCCTGCGGCGGCGCTACATCTCGACGTTACAGGACAAGTGGCTCTCGTTCGGACTCGGCCTCGTCGTCACCGGACTCACGACCAGCGTCGCGTTCTCCCTCGGGGTGATCGTTCCGCTGTACAATCGCGGGCACGTCAAACGGGGCGAGATCGTACCGTTCGTGCTGGGTGCGAACCTCGGGACGTTGGTCGACACGCTCGTCGTCGCGGTCGCGCTGAACACGTCCGTCGGCGTACTCACCGTCCTCACGGTCCTGGCCAGCGGAACCGTCACCTCCGCCCTCGCGCTGGCCTACTACGCCCCGTACAGCAGAGCCATCGACGGGGTCCAGAACCGAATCATCGGCAACAGGAGCTACTTCCTCGGCGTACTCCTCTCGCTCCTGCTCGTCCCGATCCTGTTGATCGTACTCCCGTGA
- a CDS encoding TrmB family transcriptional regulator, with the protein MADFEERKAEDEALRRLQELGLTKYESQTLLNLVRLGTGTAQDITRIDGVPRTRVYESAERLHELGFIDVQHTTPRKFTVASEETLIRMLNVKRENTITELASCLEAIGPANPQREQFGVWTVTGREAVASRVGEFIADADEQIVYMTVDELLTDDHLAELRAAANRDVEIYLAGISDGVRDRIQELVPNAELFETLWEWDQTPAGRLLITDEETALVSALVDESATSEAIEETAIWGAGDRNSLVVVLRAIFTWRLDSDVPY; encoded by the coding sequence ATGGCGGATTTCGAGGAGAGGAAGGCTGAAGACGAGGCGCTCCGCCGATTGCAAGAGCTCGGACTGACGAAATACGAATCGCAAACGCTCCTCAACCTCGTCAGGCTCGGGACGGGAACCGCACAGGACATCACGCGAATCGACGGTGTTCCCCGAACTCGCGTCTACGAATCTGCGGAGCGCCTTCACGAGTTGGGATTCATCGACGTTCAGCACACGACACCGCGAAAATTCACCGTAGCCTCCGAGGAGACGCTCATCCGAATGCTCAACGTCAAGCGAGAGAACACGATCACCGAACTCGCGTCGTGTCTGGAGGCGATCGGCCCGGCCAACCCACAACGCGAACAGTTCGGCGTCTGGACGGTGACCGGTCGTGAAGCGGTCGCGTCTCGCGTGGGCGAGTTCATCGCCGACGCAGACGAGCAGATCGTCTACATGACCGTCGACGAGTTGCTCACCGACGACCATCTGGCGGAGCTTCGGGCTGCCGCAAATCGCGACGTCGAGATTTACCTGGCAGGGATCTCCGATGGCGTTCGAGACCGCATCCAGGAGTTGGTGCCGAACGCCGAACTGTTCGAGACCCTCTGGGAGTGGGATCAGACGCCCGCCGGACGACTGCTGATCACGGACGAAGAGACGGCGCTCGTGAGCGCACTCGTCGACGAGTCCGCCACGTCCGAAGCGATCGAGGAAACGGCGATCTGGGGTGCCGGTGATCGAAACAGTCTCGTCGTCGTCCTGCGAGCGATCTTCACCTGGCGGCTGGACTCGGACGTGCCGTACTGA